In a genomic window of Halorientalis sp. IM1011:
- a CDS encoding asparagine synthase-related protein, with translation MNTTLFGVAGDRETFASFADPDQFDLVLDGPNGTVGVADEGLGVAGRTSVHRDDRGHCVVWGEAFFRGQGDRKAAAPFFDAYCERGEAALADLNGSYLVYVDHDGEARVYTDRIRSWECYYTDAPGVRVFGTDAAQVAQTVSDPTPDWPSIRQFVHFGNVFGTDTVIEEVDRIPFDGYLGPDETGELRRFVYRPREFDHVAELAERLERALDRRSGLPGEVGLLLSAGYDSRIILSQIDGIDRCYSLGQPDGDEVAVAQRLTEQYDTSHEVLETDDGYLRTSPSIVRYTQGQRESLHIHHRGNDAEIDADAILHGMFFDTLCRGFFLPRDGVDLFGHTFPRGRLEDDPDPATHFADLIGCFPGGPGAPRDRAGLSDEGWTAYARETIEPAIENCRDRADSIHNAIDLLGIKLKPTLPFRTHLADNYVESFVACDAELLEWHLMTPPAYRTDEVYRAALQRIDGDILSHRPPDRPHDSYKLNQVEKFLRRTVPGLTPFDRPLPDRARIYNDNDMDEQLFPDHESLHRLSPRLKLRINDVSSWLDGVLAESVDPTDVLHPKAVL, from the coding sequence ATGAACACGACGCTGTTCGGCGTCGCCGGCGACCGAGAGACCTTCGCGTCGTTCGCAGATCCGGACCAGTTCGATCTGGTGCTGGACGGCCCGAACGGGACCGTCGGCGTGGCCGACGAGGGACTGGGCGTCGCCGGCCGAACGTCCGTCCACCGCGACGACCGCGGACACTGCGTCGTCTGGGGCGAGGCGTTCTTCCGCGGTCAGGGAGACCGCAAAGCGGCGGCGCCGTTCTTCGACGCCTACTGCGAGCGGGGCGAGGCCGCACTGGCCGACCTGAACGGCTCGTACCTCGTCTACGTCGACCACGACGGCGAGGCGCGCGTCTACACGGACCGCATCCGGAGCTGGGAGTGTTACTACACCGACGCGCCCGGCGTCCGCGTGTTCGGGACCGACGCGGCACAGGTGGCCCAGACCGTGTCCGATCCGACCCCCGACTGGCCCTCGATCCGGCAGTTCGTCCACTTCGGGAACGTCTTCGGGACCGACACGGTGATCGAGGAGGTCGACCGGATCCCGTTCGACGGCTATCTCGGCCCCGACGAGACGGGCGAACTCCGGCGGTTCGTCTACCGGCCCCGCGAGTTCGACCACGTCGCCGAACTGGCCGAGCGCCTCGAGCGCGCGCTCGACCGCCGCAGCGGTCTCCCCGGCGAGGTCGGTCTCCTGCTCAGTGCGGGCTATGACTCCCGGATCATCCTCTCACAGATCGACGGCATCGACCGCTGTTACTCCCTCGGCCAGCCCGACGGTGACGAAGTGGCCGTCGCCCAGCGACTCACCGAACAGTACGACACCAGTCACGAGGTGCTGGAGACCGACGACGGCTACCTCCGGACCTCGCCGTCGATCGTCCGGTACACCCAGGGCCAGCGCGAGTCGTTGCACATCCACCACCGCGGCAACGACGCCGAGATCGACGCCGACGCCATCCTCCACGGCATGTTCTTCGATACGCTCTGTCGCGGGTTTTTCCTCCCGCGTGACGGCGTCGACCTGTTCGGCCACACGTTTCCGCGGGGCCGACTGGAGGACGACCCCGACCCCGCGACACACTTCGCCGACCTGATCGGGTGTTTCCCCGGTGGCCCCGGCGCTCCCCGGGATCGGGCCGGACTCTCCGACGAGGGATGGACGGCCTACGCCCGCGAGACCATCGAACCGGCCATCGAGAACTGTCGCGACCGGGCCGACTCGATCCACAACGCCATTGACCTGCTGGGGATCAAGCTCAAGCCGACGCTCCCGTTCCGGACGCACCTCGCGGACAACTACGTCGAGAGTTTCGTCGCCTGCGACGCCGAGTTGCTGGAGTGGCATTTGATGACGCCGCCGGCCTACCGGACCGACGAGGTGTACCGGGCCGCGCTGCAACGAATCGACGGCGACATCCTCAGCCACCGCCCGCCCGACCGACCCCACGACTCCTACAAGCTCAATCAGGTCGAGAAGTTCCTCCGACGAACCGTCCCGGGACTGACGCCGTTCGATCGACCGCTCCCGGACCGGGCGCGGATCTACAACGACAACGATATGGACGAACAGCTGTTCCCTGATCACGAGTCGCTACATCGTCTCTCCCCGCGGCTCAAGCTCCGCATCAACGACGTGTCGAGCTGGCTCGACGGCGTCCTCGCCGAATCCGTCGACCCCACCGACGTCCTCCATCCCAAGGCCGTTCTTTGA
- the glmS gene encoding glutamine--fructose-6-phosphate transaminase (isomerizing), whose amino-acid sequence MCGIIACIGSDDAVGRVVTGLQNLEYRGYDSAGIAVESGSELTVCKQSGQISELESQIVDGVPEGTVGIGHTRWSTHGPPTDRNAHPHTAENGAVAVVHNGIIENYEELKRELRARGHEFTSETDTEVIPHLVESKLDDGMAPREAFVETIDLLEGSYAIAALVRGENTVYATRNDSPLVLGVDDDEYYLASDVPAFLEFTSRVRYLEDGDVVEVSSDTAKITDTDGEPVTREMEHVDWDPEETGKGQYDHFMLKEIDSQPDALSNTISGRVDASSGTIDLEEFDDVDLASVSSVHVVACGTSYHAAMYGAIQLNRRGIEATAHRANEYTDGIPLDEDNLVVAVTQSGETADTLNALRRATAAGADTVAVTNVVGSTAAREADRSVFIRAGPEIGVAATKTFSSQAITLALFAERMAAAHPDGSQREDMQAFLEALESFPSDVDRLLKRSQAETLSREVRDEKSYFFIGHELAHPVALEGALKFKEITYEHAEGFASGALKHGPLALVTPETTVFAVFTGNNPEQTRTNAKEAQARGAKVVSIATERSGIDDFADRRLSIPETHPDLAALLANVQLQLISYYTARLLDRPIDKPRNLAKSVTVK is encoded by the coding sequence ATGTGCGGGATCATCGCCTGCATCGGTTCCGACGACGCCGTCGGGCGGGTCGTGACCGGGCTCCAGAATCTGGAGTACCGCGGCTACGATTCGGCCGGGATCGCCGTCGAGAGCGGGAGCGAACTCACGGTCTGCAAGCAGTCCGGACAGATCAGCGAACTCGAATCCCAGATCGTCGACGGCGTGCCGGAGGGGACTGTCGGTATCGGGCACACGCGCTGGAGTACCCACGGCCCGCCGACCGACAGGAACGCCCACCCCCACACCGCCGAGAACGGTGCGGTCGCGGTCGTCCACAACGGCATCATCGAGAACTACGAGGAACTGAAACGGGAGCTCCGCGCACGTGGACACGAGTTCACTAGCGAGACCGACACGGAGGTGATCCCCCACCTCGTGGAGTCGAAACTCGACGACGGGATGGCTCCCCGGGAGGCGTTCGTCGAGACGATCGACCTGCTCGAGGGTAGCTACGCCATCGCGGCGCTGGTCAGAGGCGAGAACACCGTGTACGCGACCCGGAACGACTCGCCGCTGGTGCTCGGCGTCGACGACGACGAGTACTACCTCGCGAGCGACGTGCCCGCGTTCCTCGAGTTCACCAGCCGTGTTCGCTACCTCGAAGACGGCGACGTCGTCGAGGTCAGTTCCGACACGGCGAAAATCACCGATACCGACGGCGAACCGGTCACGCGCGAGATGGAGCACGTCGACTGGGACCCCGAGGAAACCGGCAAGGGCCAGTACGACCACTTCATGCTGAAGGAGATCGACTCCCAGCCGGACGCGCTCAGCAACACGATCAGCGGTCGGGTCGACGCGTCGTCGGGCACCATCGATCTGGAGGAGTTCGACGACGTGGACCTGGCGTCCGTGTCGTCGGTCCACGTCGTCGCGTGCGGGACGTCCTATCACGCGGCGATGTACGGTGCGATCCAGCTGAACCGGCGAGGTATCGAGGCGACGGCCCACCGGGCCAACGAATACACCGACGGCATCCCACTGGACGAGGATAACCTCGTCGTCGCCGTCACCCAGAGCGGCGAGACGGCGGACACCCTGAACGCGCTCCGGCGTGCGACGGCCGCCGGTGCCGACACGGTGGCCGTCACCAACGTCGTCGGCTCGACGGCCGCCCGCGAGGCCGACCGATCGGTGTTCATCCGCGCCGGGCCGGAGATCGGCGTCGCCGCGACCAAGACGTTCTCCTCGCAGGCCATCACGCTCGCGCTGTTCGCCGAGCGGATGGCAGCCGCACACCCCGACGGCAGTCAGCGTGAGGATATGCAGGCGTTCCTCGAAGCCCTCGAGTCGTTCCCCTCCGACGTGGACCGCCTCCTCAAGCGGAGCCAGGCCGAGACGCTGAGTCGGGAAGTACGCGACGAGAAGTCGTACTTCTTCATCGGGCACGAACTCGCACACCCGGTGGCGCTGGAAGGCGCGCTGAAGTTCAAGGAGATCACGTACGAACACGCGGAGGGATTCGCGTCTGGCGCACTCAAACACGGGCCACTGGCACTGGTCACGCCCGAGACGACGGTCTTCGCCGTGTTCACCGGCAACAACCCCGAGCAGACGCGGACCAACGCCAAGGAGGCCCAGGCTCGGGGTGCCAAGGTCGTCAGCATCGCGACCGAGCGGTCCGGCATCGACGACTTCGCCGACCGCAGGCTGTCGATCCCCGAGACACACCCGGACCTCGCGGCGCTGCTCGCCAACGTGCAGCTCCAGCTGATCTCGTACTACACCGCCCGACTACTCGACCGACCCATCGACAAACCCCGTAACCTTGCAAAGAGCGTCACCGTCAAGTGA
- a CDS encoding MarR family transcriptional regulator, giving the protein MIDIHRTVARKVCRRRLLAACLFAVVVAGFAAPVAATAADTPTRSVQDAANDSLSFTYRGDAVAHEGEILFVWRREQLDVLVRGARDRGGERVCLYRSGLANDSSQSHCRRIEPGTTTTPITFEDVGYSTGGPMVYRIEARVHDESGQVVASADSRRIVQITNWSALNGSQFASYFSSIGLPNGSEAAENGSGGADRRGAIGGQESASEAVPAPGLPDVPMGSFGLVVLLGSGGVLALLGLLVVQRRRGTESDQPGPIVVESAGESPTDTERIVRLLAENGGQLKQSEIVERTDWSKAKVSRLLSRMSDRGHIEKHQDGRQNIIVLRR; this is encoded by the coding sequence ATGATAGACATTCACCGAACGGTCGCGAGGAAAGTGTGCCGCCGACGCCTGCTAGCCGCCTGTCTGTTCGCCGTCGTCGTGGCGGGGTTCGCCGCACCTGTCGCAGCCACCGCGGCGGACACACCGACACGGTCGGTACAGGACGCTGCCAACGACTCGCTCTCGTTCACCTACCGCGGCGACGCGGTCGCACACGAGGGCGAGATTCTGTTCGTCTGGCGTCGTGAACAACTCGACGTACTCGTCCGGGGCGCGCGCGACCGCGGGGGCGAACGCGTCTGTCTGTATCGGTCCGGTCTCGCGAACGATTCGTCACAATCCCACTGTCGTCGGATCGAACCCGGGACCACGACCACTCCGATCACGTTCGAAGACGTCGGTTACAGCACCGGCGGACCGATGGTGTATCGGATCGAAGCCCGTGTCCACGACGAGAGTGGCCAGGTGGTGGCGAGCGCGGACTCCCGCCGGATCGTCCAGATCACCAACTGGAGCGCGCTCAACGGGAGCCAGTTCGCCAGCTATTTCTCGTCTATCGGCCTCCCGAACGGATCGGAAGCGGCCGAGAACGGGAGCGGTGGAGCCGACCGTCGTGGTGCCATCGGCGGCCAGGAGTCAGCTAGCGAGGCAGTCCCGGCGCCCGGACTCCCGGACGTCCCGATGGGGTCGTTCGGGCTGGTCGTGTTGCTGGGGAGTGGGGGTGTCCTGGCGCTGCTCGGACTGCTGGTCGTCCAGCGGCGTCGTGGTACCGAGTCCGACCAGCCCGGACCGATCGTCGTCGAGTCGGCCGGCGAGTCGCCGACGGACACCGAACGAATCGTCCGCCTCCTGGCGGAGAACGGCGGCCAGTTGAAACAGTCCGAGATCGTCGAGCGAACGGACTGGTCGAAAGCGAAAGTGAGCCGCCTCCTCTCGCGGATGTCCGACCGCGGCCACATCGAGAAACATCAGGACGGACGGCAGAATATCATCGTCCTCCGGCGATAG
- a CDS encoding nucleotide sugar dehydrogenase: MPEPNDDTVCIVGLGYVGLPLGLAFDDEGFEVFGYDVDDSKVEQLQSGTDPTHEVGDDRVATSDASFTTDPVEIERADYVIITVPTPVDETQNPNLDFVESAGRTVGRNMAEGTTVILESTVYPGLTDKVLVPVLEAESNLTAGEEFNVGYSPERLSPGDSGRGLREVTKIVSGDTDETLADVAALYESVVDAGVYRAPTIESAEAAKVVENVQRDLNIALMNELAIICDHLGIDTHEVLDAAGTKWNFHDYEPGLVGGHCIPVDPLYLAHGSERAGYTPSLILEGRDVNEYMPRHAADLTLRALNQRGKVPKESRLLVLGLSYKPNVGDIRTSEVEAVITELEQYDVDVVGYDPHADDERMEEHFGIPTQDSLSFADFDGVVLATPHDEFTDLELDTVADALDPDPILIDVMGTFEETDATDAGLYYERL, from the coding sequence ATGCCTGAACCCAACGACGACACGGTTTGTATCGTCGGCCTCGGGTACGTCGGTCTCCCGCTCGGCCTCGCCTTCGACGACGAAGGCTTCGAGGTCTTCGGGTACGACGTCGACGACTCGAAGGTCGAACAACTGCAGTCCGGTACCGACCCCACCCACGAGGTGGGCGACGACCGCGTGGCAACGAGCGACGCGTCCTTCACCACGGATCCCGTCGAGATCGAACGGGCCGACTACGTCATCATCACGGTGCCGACGCCGGTCGACGAGACCCAGAACCCCAACCTCGACTTCGTCGAGAGTGCCGGCCGGACCGTCGGCCGCAACATGGCCGAAGGGACGACAGTGATCCTCGAATCGACGGTGTACCCGGGGCTGACCGACAAAGTGCTGGTCCCGGTGCTCGAAGCGGAGTCGAACCTGACGGCCGGCGAGGAGTTCAACGTCGGGTACTCCCCCGAGCGACTCTCGCCCGGCGACAGCGGGCGGGGGCTCCGGGAGGTGACGAAGATCGTCAGTGGCGACACCGACGAGACGCTGGCCGACGTGGCCGCGCTCTACGAGTCGGTCGTCGACGCGGGCGTCTACCGCGCCCCGACCATCGAGTCGGCCGAGGCGGCGAAGGTCGTCGAGAACGTCCAGCGCGACCTCAACATCGCGCTGATGAACGAACTGGCGATCATCTGTGATCACCTCGGCATCGACACCCACGAGGTGCTCGACGCCGCCGGGACGAAGTGGAACTTCCACGACTACGAACCCGGACTCGTCGGCGGTCACTGCATCCCCGTCGACCCGCTCTATCTGGCACACGGGTCGGAACGCGCGGGGTACACACCCAGCCTCATCCTCGAAGGCCGGGACGTCAACGAGTACATGCCCCGGCACGCGGCCGACCTGACGCTACGGGCGCTCAACCAGCGCGGGAAAGTCCCCAAGGAGTCCCGACTGCTGGTGCTCGGCCTCTCCTACAAGCCGAACGTGGGCGACATCCGCACCTCCGAGGTCGAAGCCGTCATCACCGAACTCGAACAGTACGACGTGGACGTGGTCGGGTACGACCCCCACGCCGACGACGAGCGGATGGAGGAGCACTTCGGCATTCCGACCCAGGACTCGCTGTCCTTCGCGGACTTCGACGGCGTCGTCCTCGCGACGCCACACGACGAGTTCACCGATCTGGAACTCGACACCGTCGCCGACGCCCTCGATCCGGACCCGATCCTGATCGACGTGATGGGAACCTTCGAGGAAACCGACGCGACCGACGCCGGTCTGTACTACGAACGACTGTAA
- a CDS encoding nucleotide sugar dehydrogenase, with translation MSELDARGSAEAVYGTDDDAATLRSRLQDGHVPVTVYGLDRTAIPLAATAAATAGTVVAADTDPTLVDAVDAGEFPYADSPALEALLADTTAADQLRVTSSLREAADDARVHVVSASTPITDGADLEPLRDHLSAVADGLSAGDTVVVESTLPVGTCRDELEPHLVAASDLDRSEFGFGFAPERPPASGLSGLEEDHTRLVAGRDADSERVVAAVFESLTGADTTRVSDLATAELAGQVTAAYRTVTTALTNEFARHAADLDVDATEVVAAASERADCQLPPPNLGAATCHPPGSLTLLRDELESDTRLLDAARVSNGLMPTYATIAVLDAFRGIDLDPADARVLVVGLDRQSGFDDERGTPAPAIGRSLAEDGVTVDVTGRFTRAADVDERDGVSVVTVETAVDQEYDGIAFASPSIEPPAGDTLGALATDEHPLVVLDGHQLLPELRNDDGVIYRGIGINA, from the coding sequence ATGAGCGAACTGGACGCTCGCGGGTCGGCCGAGGCGGTCTACGGCACCGACGACGACGCGGCGACGCTGCGTTCGCGGCTTCAGGACGGGCACGTCCCCGTCACGGTGTACGGACTGGACCGGACGGCGATTCCGCTCGCGGCGACCGCCGCGGCCACCGCCGGGACCGTCGTCGCGGCCGACACGGACCCGACACTGGTCGACGCCGTCGACGCCGGCGAGTTCCCGTACGCCGACAGCCCGGCGCTAGAGGCGCTGCTCGCGGACACGACCGCCGCGGACCAGCTCCGGGTCACGTCGTCACTCCGGGAGGCGGCCGACGATGCGAGGGTCCACGTCGTCAGCGCGTCGACGCCGATCACCGACGGTGCCGACCTCGAACCGCTCCGGGACCACCTCTCGGCCGTCGCCGACGGGCTATCGGCCGGCGACACGGTCGTCGTCGAGAGCACTCTTCCGGTGGGCACCTGCCGCGACGAACTCGAACCCCACCTCGTGGCGGCGAGCGACCTCGACCGCTCGGAGTTCGGGTTCGGGTTCGCACCCGAGCGCCCGCCCGCGAGCGGGCTGTCGGGGTTAGAGGAGGACCACACCCGGCTCGTCGCGGGTCGCGACGCCGACAGCGAACGCGTCGTCGCGGCCGTGTTCGAGTCACTGACGGGCGCGGACACGACCCGGGTGTCGGATCTCGCGACGGCGGAGCTCGCCGGTCAGGTCACCGCCGCGTACCGGACCGTCACGACGGCGCTGACCAACGAGTTCGCCCGGCACGCGGCCGACCTGGACGTGGACGCGACCGAAGTGGTCGCGGCCGCCAGCGAGCGCGCGGACTGTCAGCTGCCGCCCCCGAATCTCGGCGCGGCGACCTGTCACCCGCCCGGCTCGCTGACGCTGCTTCGGGACGAACTCGAGTCGGACACGCGTCTCCTGGACGCCGCTCGCGTGAGCAACGGTCTGATGCCGACCTACGCCACCATCGCCGTGCTGGACGCCTTCAGAGGGATCGACCTCGACCCCGCCGACGCCCGGGTGCTCGTGGTCGGTCTCGACCGGCAGTCCGGGTTCGACGACGAGCGAGGGACGCCGGCGCCCGCGATCGGCCGATCGCTGGCCGAGGACGGCGTGACCGTCGACGTGACCGGGCGGTTCACGCGGGCAGCCGACGTCGACGAGCGGGACGGCGTGTCGGTCGTGACGGTCGAGACGGCGGTGGATCAGGAGTACGACGGCATCGCCTTCGCGTCGCCCTCGATCGAGCCGCCGGCCGGCGACACGTTGGGAGCGCTCGCGACAGACGAGCACCCGCTCGTCGTACTGGACGGACACCAGCTCCTGCCGGAGCTGCGAAACGACGACGGCGTCATCTATCGCGGAATCGGAATCAATGCCTGA
- a CDS encoding acyltransferase, with amino-acid sequence MPDVRLGADCEIDDDATVGYEHDADAAPTRLGDRATVRAGTIVYADVVAGDDFTTGHNALVREETTLGDDVVVGTDTVIDGACEVGSHVSLQTGVYVPRETTLGDNVFVGPGAVLTNDHYPVRQDVELDGPTVESGASIGANATVLPGVTVGERAFVAAGAVVTDDVPPGRLAVGTPAETEPLPDPLTGGNRIA; translated from the coding sequence ATGCCCGACGTGCGACTCGGCGCGGACTGTGAGATCGACGACGACGCGACGGTCGGCTACGAACACGACGCCGACGCCGCACCGACGCGTCTCGGCGACCGAGCGACGGTCCGGGCCGGAACCATCGTCTACGCCGACGTGGTCGCCGGCGACGACTTCACGACCGGGCACAACGCTCTGGTCCGAGAGGAGACGACGCTCGGTGACGACGTGGTCGTCGGGACCGACACCGTCATCGACGGCGCCTGTGAGGTGGGATCGCACGTCAGCCTCCAGACCGGCGTCTACGTCCCCCGCGAGACCACGCTCGGGGACAACGTGTTCGTCGGTCCGGGAGCCGTCCTGACGAACGACCACTATCCGGTCCGACAGGACGTGGAACTCGACGGACCGACCGTCGAGTCCGGGGCCTCGATCGGCGCGAACGCGACCGTCCTGCCCGGCGTGACCGTCGGCGAGCGAGCCTTCGTCGCGGCGGGTGCGGTCGTCACCGACGACGTGCCGCCGGGTCGACTCGCCGTCGGAACGCCCGCGGAGACGGAACCCCTGCCGGACCCGCTCACCGGAGGGAACCGGATCGCATGA
- a CDS encoding Gfo/Idh/MocA family protein has product MTGEQKPRRVGVVGVGSMGQNHARAYRELPDTKLMGVSDADASRARELAAEYDTTYRELPDLLSVCDAVSVAVPTAYHYEVARQCIEADVDVLVEKPFVEEIENGRRLVDYADERDVVLQVGHIERFNPAVQALLDLVSNLDVIAVDAHRLGPPVDRQIDESAVLDLMIHDIDVLLAMFDENVAHVDAVGNRDARYASANVRFESGVVGQLTASRITQEKVRELTVSATDCRVTLDYIDQCIEITRRSAPEYVREDGSVTHRHERVVEELSIENREPLKAELDAFVTASRTGEDPPVTGEDGIEALELTDTIERLAERSEEEPARPAVQ; this is encoded by the coding sequence ATGACGGGAGAACAGAAACCACGACGTGTCGGCGTCGTCGGCGTCGGCAGCATGGGGCAGAATCACGCGCGGGCCTACCGCGAACTGCCCGACACGAAACTGATGGGCGTCTCCGACGCCGACGCGTCCCGGGCCCGGGAGCTGGCGGCCGAGTACGACACGACCTACCGCGAGTTGCCGGACCTCCTGTCGGTGTGTGACGCCGTTTCCGTCGCCGTTCCGACGGCCTACCACTACGAGGTCGCCAGACAGTGTATCGAGGCGGACGTGGACGTCCTCGTCGAGAAACCGTTCGTCGAGGAGATCGAGAACGGCCGCCGCCTGGTCGACTACGCCGACGAGCGCGACGTGGTGTTGCAGGTCGGTCACATCGAGCGGTTCAACCCGGCGGTGCAGGCGCTGCTCGATCTGGTGTCGAATCTGGACGTGATCGCCGTCGACGCCCACCGGCTCGGCCCGCCCGTCGACCGCCAGATCGACGAGAGCGCCGTCCTCGACCTGATGATCCACGACATCGACGTGTTGCTGGCGATGTTCGACGAAAACGTGGCACACGTCGACGCGGTCGGCAACCGCGACGCGCGCTACGCGAGCGCGAACGTCCGGTTCGAGTCGGGCGTCGTCGGCCAGCTCACCGCCAGCCGCATCACCCAGGAGAAGGTCCGGGAGCTCACCGTCTCGGCGACGGACTGCCGGGTGACCCTCGACTACATCGACCAGTGCATCGAGATCACCCGCCGCTCCGCCCCGGAGTACGTCCGGGAAGACGGATCGGTGACCCACCGTCACGAGCGGGTCGTCGAAGAACTCAGCATCGAGAACCGGGAGCCGCTGAAAGCGGAACTCGACGCGTTCGTGACGGCCTCCCGGACGGGCGAGGATCCGCCAGTCACGGGCGAAGACGGCATCGAAGCCCTCGAACTGACCGACACCATCGAGCGCCTCGCCGAACGCAGCGAGGAGGAACCAGCCCGGCCCGCCGTCCAGTGA
- a CDS encoding DegT/DnrJ/EryC1/StrS aminotransferase family protein produces the protein MVDVSIADPELGPEERERVLSVLDSGQLADGDVVRAFESEFADYCGTDHAVATTNGTTALQTALEAAGVEPGRAVVTTPFSFVATGNAVRFAGGIPLFADIDPETYNLDPHSVEERIRATDEEVAAILAVHLYGCPADMDHLRDIADTYDVALVADAAQAHGAEIDGQRVGSLADVSSFSFYPTKNMTTGEGGMITTDREDIADAAERFIDHGRGTDTYEHVELGHNFRMTNLEAAIGRVQLQRLPEFNRQRRENARLLTERLAGSDVETPTEPDGRRHVYHQYTVRCDDREGLASALESRGIGTGIYYPTPIHQLDAYDGFAANAPRAEQASNEVLSLPVHPNVDEDDIDEIATELTALHTTV, from the coding sequence ATGGTAGACGTCTCCATCGCGGACCCCGAACTCGGGCCGGAAGAGCGCGAGCGCGTGCTCTCCGTACTCGACTCCGGCCAGCTGGCGGACGGCGACGTCGTCCGCGCGTTCGAGTCGGAGTTCGCGGACTACTGCGGGACGGACCACGCCGTGGCGACGACCAACGGGACGACGGCCCTCCAGACGGCGCTCGAAGCCGCCGGCGTCGAACCTGGACGCGCCGTCGTGACGACGCCGTTCTCGTTCGTCGCGACGGGCAACGCCGTCCGGTTCGCAGGAGGCATCCCGCTGTTCGCGGACATCGACCCCGAGACCTACAACCTCGACCCACACAGCGTCGAGGAGCGCATCCGGGCGACGGACGAGGAGGTCGCAGCCATCCTCGCGGTCCACCTGTACGGGTGTCCGGCGGATATGGACCACCTGCGAGACATCGCGGACACCTACGACGTGGCTCTGGTCGCGGACGCCGCCCAGGCACACGGGGCCGAGATCGACGGACAGCGCGTCGGCTCGCTCGCCGACGTCTCGTCGTTCTCGTTTTACCCGACGAAGAACATGACCACGGGCGAGGGTGGGATGATCACCACCGACCGCGAGGACATCGCGGACGCCGCCGAGCGGTTCATCGACCACGGCCGCGGGACGGACACGTACGAACACGTGGAACTCGGGCACAACTTCCGGATGACGAACCTCGAAGCCGCCATCGGCCGCGTTCAGCTCCAACGGTTGCCGGAGTTCAACCGCCAGCGGCGCGAGAACGCCCGGCTCCTCACCGAGCGACTGGCCGGGAGCGACGTGGAGACGCCGACCGAACCCGACGGCCGGCGACACGTCTACCACCAGTACACCGTCCGCTGTGACGACCGGGAGGGGCTCGCGTCCGCGCTCGAATCCCGGGGGATCGGAACGGGGATCTACTACCCGACGCCGATCCACCAACTCGACGCCTACGACGGGTTCGCCGCGAACGCGCCGCGAGCCGAGCAGGCCTCGAACGAGGTGCTCTCGCTGCCCGTACACCCGAACGTCGACGAGGACGATATCGACGAGATAGCCACGGAACTCACTGCACTCCACACCACAGTATGA